Proteins encoded within one genomic window of Synergistales bacterium:
- the speB gene encoding agmatinase — MERSMDPAADPELWGGLNTPDADIEKADIVVAGIPYDGAVSWRKGAAEAPGAVRAITRTADPATEYFEPLKGMTLRDLGDVATDSRETMYAEVAEIVDRSIRSKTLCSFIGGDHSVTIPILRGLDRALDHPFGVVHIDAHFDLYDEMGGDRYSHGSTHRRTLELEHIQGTEALFFVGIRTAGEQETAFLQEHPVQVVGAAELRRCGVEDTLARLHRAMGRFRSIYVTVDIDALDPAFAPGTGTPQFGGLDPRELLDLLYGVFKLPVVGFDVVEAAPSLEGSQVALFALRKILMECWGHHKRKGCRAEGRYA, encoded by the coding sequence GTGGAACGAAGCATGGATCCCGCGGCGGATCCCGAGCTCTGGGGTGGATTGAACACGCCGGATGCGGACATCGAAAAAGCGGATATCGTGGTTGCGGGGATCCCCTACGACGGAGCGGTGAGCTGGCGGAAGGGGGCCGCCGAGGCCCCTGGGGCGGTCAGGGCGATCACCCGGACGGCCGATCCCGCCACGGAGTATTTCGAACCCCTGAAGGGGATGACGCTGCGGGACCTGGGCGATGTCGCCACAGACAGCCGGGAGACCATGTATGCCGAGGTGGCCGAGATCGTCGACCGATCGATCCGCAGCAAAACGCTCTGCTCCTTTATCGGCGGGGACCACTCCGTCACCATCCCCATCCTGCGCGGCCTGGACCGGGCGCTGGACCATCCCTTCGGCGTCGTCCATATCGACGCGCACTTCGACCTCTACGACGAGATGGGCGGCGACCGATATTCCCACGGCAGCACCCACAGACGAACACTGGAACTGGAGCACATACAGGGCACGGAGGCCCTGTTTTTTGTTGGCATCCGCACGGCGGGCGAACAGGAGACGGCCTTCCTGCAGGAGCACCCCGTCCAGGTGGTGGGGGCCGCCGAGCTGCGTCGCTGCGGCGTGGAGGATACGCTGGCCCGGCTCCACCGGGCCATGGGGCGGTTCCGGTCCATCTACGTGACGGTGGATATCGACGCCCTGGATCCGGCCTTCGCCCCCGGCACGGGCACCCCCCAGTTCGGCGGGCTCGACCCCAGGGAGCTCCTCGATCTGCTCTACGGGGTCTTCAAACTGCCGGTGGTCGGCTTTGATGTGGTGGAGGCGGCCCCCTCGCTGGAGGGATCCCAGGTGGCCCTCTTCGCGCTCCGCAAGATCCTCATGGAATGCTGGGGACACCACAAACGCAAGGGCTGCAGGGCGGAGGGCCGCTATGCCTGA